caaaaacaaatcaaatctatttactGGTAGCAGTTCTAAAGACAGGCCCACAGCCCATTTGTTCCATCTTTACTCAAACATACACTTAACAAATACAGAACACAAGACAGGCAAGGGGAATACAGATAGCCTGGGtacatgtcacagtaaaggggctgtgCAGATACCTCTGGATGTTTTTATAGGCATGCAAATGTAAGCGCTGGTCAAGAACACAGCTGCGATGAGTAGTAGTACTTATTGAGATaatttaaagtagccaccctttgccttgatgacagctttgcatactcttggcattctctcaaccagcttcatgaggaatggcATTTAGCGTTAGcttttagcgttagcattcagcaggcaacattttcacaaaaaccagaaaaccattcaaataaaataatttacctttgaagaacttcggatgttttcaatgaggagactcagttagatagcaaatgttcagtttttcctgaaagattatttgtgctggagaaatcggtccgttttctgcgtcatgtttggctaccaaaaaaaacgaaaattcattcatccaaacgccaaactttcttccacattaactccataatatcgactgaaacatggtaaacgttgtttagaatcaatcctcaaggtgtttttcacatatctcttcatgatatatcatttctggaagtctcctctctgtctcaatcacatggatgaatgcgagcagcttggagattacgcaacaatttcaacaaaggacaccgggcggacccctggtaaatgtagtctcttatggccaatcttccaatgatatgcctacaaatacatcacaatgctgcagacaacttggagaaacgatagaaagggcaggttAATTTGTGGCGCTTTCACAGctatataaggagacaatgaaaaacagagagtcaaaaatcctgctcatttcctgtttgaagtttcatcttggttttgcctgtagcatcagttctggggcactcacagataatatctttgcagttttggaaacggtagagtgttttctttccaaagctgccaattatatgcatagtcgagcatcttttcgtgacaaaatattgcgcttaaaacgggcacgttttttatccaataatgacatagcgaccccataggttgaagaggttaatagcACGTGTCTAACCCTATGAATTTGGTCGCTCTCCCTATCAGAACTTAGCCTACaattctgacttggtggtgcacatgtggCCTACAGccagttttagagaaatgtcatcataaAATATTTTAAAAGCATTCATTGTCTGTTTATTTGTACCCGTTAAtcatcctatggttctgacttggtgtgtAGGGAggatactgtaagaacggcccatgttctgaattcagTTGCTGTCCATTTAAAAAATGATGAACAAATAGGGACATTGTCCATTTTAGCTTGCTCATTATCTTAATTGAAATTACAGCTTGTCTGTTATCCACTCATTGTGCTTACGTTGTGTATTATAATTAGCTCATTTGCTGTTTTCCATGAGGGGATACTATAATGTTGTTTACCAGGCAATGTTCCGTAATAGGCTACTGAACTGCTGAGTAAATACACACTGTTGAATCCTACCTATTTTTTACTCATATCACTGCACATACAAGACGACCAATGATACAATATTGCTGCCGTAACTGTCTTTGATGATGAGGATATTGCTCTTTAGTGTTTTACAgaaaaaacaataacaaatcaaatATCCAACCAGCAACAAATATATCAGGAGGAATATTTTATTGGTTAAAAGCTCAATGaggtaaaaaatacaaaataaacataACATGCAATCTTACTGTTGAAACACAAAGAACCTCTTGATAGTAGTATTGTACAACATTTCAAAATGTCTTGTTTCAGATCATTGTCATTTATTAAGTTTCAAGTCATATCAGATTCTGTGTAGCTGCCAATCAATGAACATTTCTGGCATAACTAAAATTGACCCATTACCACTGTACAGAAAGCTAAGTAAAAAACACAAGAATAGCCCCAttaatacaatacaataatatTTGAAGCATATGAATGTAACAGAGAACATAAAGAACATTTTCAGTCCTTCATTGTCATGGATCATAAAAATAATAAAGAAAGAGCGATTAAACCAAGGTAAACCAACTGACATCATTGCACTTTTTTTTGTCAACCAGGCTTAATACTGGAATTGTAAAACCCAAAGCAGATGTGCTTAAGACCAACCCTGCCTATGTTCCTCCCTACAGCATCAGCATGGCACAGTGGCACAGTGATTCTTAACCAGAGGCATTGGGACTGCACTGAGCTTTCAAGGGGTCCCTGAAAAAACGGAGGAAACTAACAAATGAAAATGACAGCATAAATGAATAGAACACTGCAATAATGTTGACAGGCCTATTTGGGTGTTGGTGAATATtaaagtgttgtgttgtgttcatcACTAATTGTCTAGTATAGAAGCCATGATTCGTATCGTTTGGACAGTCTATTTTGTTTATATGTTTTTGATCGGAAAATACTAGGTGATTTGGTGATTGTATTTCCATTGTATTTTGAGTTGCTACTTGTTGAGATAAACGTCAGCTTCAACTGAGATCaagtgttttttgtgtgttttttttaacagaacatgaggtatatacagttgaagtcgaaagtttacatacaccttaacctgagtttaaatgtatttggctttcacaatttctgacttttaatcctagtaaaaagtccctgtcttaggtcagttaggatcaccactttattttaagaatgtgaaatgtcagaataatagtagagagaattacttatttaaacttttatttctttcgtcacattcccagtgggtcagaagtttacacacactcaattagtttttggtagcattgccttaaaattgttgaacttgggtcaaacctttTGGGTAGCctaccacaagcttcccacaataagaattttggcccattcctcctgacagagctggtgtcacgacttccgccgaagttggtccctctccttgttcgttcggcggtcgacgtcaccggttttctagtcaccaccgatccagtttcattttttatttgttttgtattcattatacacacctggtttccattccataatcattgttccctatttaaccctctggttaccaccttggttttgtgtgtgtttgttattgtCAAGTTGTCTCGATTTGTGACCTGGATTATTTGTCTCCTGTATGGAATATTGTTTTTGAGTAAAGTAACAGTTATTAGTCatttctgtgtcctgcgcctaaCTCCGCCTTACATAGGCAATTTGACAGCTGGTGTAAcattcaggtttgtaggcctccttgctcgcacacactttttcagttctgcccacaaatcttctataggattgaggtcagggctttatgatggccactccaataccttaactttgttgtacttaagccattttgccacaactttggaagtatgcttggggtcattgtccatttggaagacccatttgcgaccaagctttatcttcctgattgatgtcttgggatgttgcttcaatatatccacataattttcctacctcatgatgccatctattttgtgaagtgcaccagtccctcttgcagcaaagcacccccacaacatgatgctgccaaccccgtgcttcacggttgggatggtattcttcggcttgcaagcctcctcctttttcctccaaacataatgatggtcatatggccaaacagttctatttttatttctccaaaaagtacgatctttgtccccatgtgcagttgcaaaccgtagtctggcttctttatagcggagcagtgacttcttccttgctgagtggcctttcaggttatgtcgatataggactcgttctatagtggatatagatacttttgtacctgtttcctccagcatcttcacaaggtcatttgcttttgttctgggattgatttgcacttttcgcaccaaagtacgttcatctctaggagacagaacgcgtctccttcctgagcggtatgacggctgtgtggtcccatggtgtttatacttgcgtactattgtttgtacagatgaacgtggtaccttcaggcatttggatattgctcccaatgatgaaccagacttgtggaggtctacaattctttttctgaggtcttggctgatttcttttgattttctcatgatgtcaggcaaagaggcactgagtttgaaggcaggccttgaaatacatccacaggtacacctccaattgtctcaaattatgtcaattagcctctaAAGCCAAGACGTAATtatctggaattgtccaagctgtttaaaggcacagtcaacttagtatatgtaaacttctgacccactggaattgtgatacagtgaattgtaagtgaaataatctgtctgtaagcaattgttggaaaaatgacttgtgtcatgcgcaaagtagatgtccttaactgacttgccaaaactacagtttgttaaccagacatttgtggagtggttgaaaaacaagtcttaatgactccaacctaagtgtatgtaaacttccgacttcaactgtactaacAAAATTGAGGTTAGGTATTTTAGTAGCTAGAGAACCCTATTCTTGAGTGACCTTGTTCCTAACAGCACTATGACACTGTGTTCAGTCACATCCTGGGATCAAAATGTATTAAAGGTCTAAGTGCCAAATGGTAACAATGATAAAAAACATTCTATAGATCAATATTTTATCAACATTACCAGTTTAACACTTTGTAGTAAGCACACGTTGGAGTAGGCTATGTCGTAGTGGGCTCATCTCCTGTGTATCGGCCGCCATTCCGTTGCATGCTCTGTGACAAAGAGAGAGTTGCTTAATGGCATCATAGTCATTCAGGAGATTCCGCTGTGACATGAAACTCAACAGTGATGAAAGATAAAAATTGCATGACTCACTTTTCCAGCAGACTAACACCAGTGCAGGACCAATCACGGCAACAGCCAGAACACCAATCCCTGCTTTTATGCCGATCGAGAGGCCCTCCTTCTCCCCGCCTGTAGGGAGAGGATAAAGAGAAGTGTGGACATCAACAGAGTTGCCTGTCATGTAATGCACATTTTGGTTTCCCTAATATTTCCTATCCTTCCAACCAACTAGGGTCATTGGCACATAGACAGTCATTAAGGGTAAAATCACAGCCAGATAGCTTTAAGTGTCAGCTGTTTAGTGCTTTACTATAACCAGAGCTAATCTCCAGTAATCTATTTGTAATTGACCATCCGTTGACATGTTTTCCTGTCATAATACTTTAGGCTACTCACCTGTTGATCTTGTGGTGTTCAAGGTCTCTTTCAGAGTCGGGTTGAAGATGGTGCATGTCACAGTCTGATTCTCTGTGATGTTCACCGTGCTGGAAATGTTCCATGTTCCACTTCCTGCATCCTGAACAATCTGAGGAACCTCGAGGTCTAGTAAGCCGTTCTGATTGGTCCAGGTCAGTCTAGGTTTAGGGTAGCCTCCCTGAGAAGTGCATTCTGCCTTCCATTCTTCATAGTTCACTGTCACAATGGGTTTATGGTAGCTTTCTGCAGAGCATACCATGACAAAGATAAAGCACTTAGACAAAGTCACAATAGTGGAAATCATACATgattccgtcatcatgaagtgctttgagagactagtcaaggaccatatcacctccaccctacctgacaccctagacccactccaatttgcttaccgcccaaataggtccacagacgatgcaatctcaaccacactgcacactgccctaacccacctggacaagaggaatacctatgtgagaatgctgttcatcgactacagctcggcattcaacaccatagtaccctccaagctcgtcatcaagctcgagaccctgggtctcgaccccgccctgtgcaactgggttctggacttcctgacgggccgcccccaggtggtgagggtaggcaacaacatctcctccccgctgatcctcaacacgggggccccacaagggtgcgttctgagccctctcctgtactccctgttcacccacgactgcgtggccatgcacgcctccaactcaatcatcaagtttgcggacgacacaacagtggtaggcttgattaccaacaacgacgagacggcctacagggaggaggtgagggccctcggagtgtggtgtcaggaaaataacctcacactcaacgtcaacaaaactaaggagatgattgtggacttcaggaaacagcagagggaacaccccctatccacatcgatggatcagtagtggagagggtagcaagttttaagttcctcggcatacacatcacagacaaactgaattggtccactcacactgacagcgtcgtgaagaaggcgcagcagcgcctcttcaacctcaggaggctgaagaaattcggcttgtcaccaaaagcactcacaaacttctacagatgcacaatcgagagcatcctggcgggctgtatcaccgcctggtacggcaactgctccgccctcaaccgtaaggctctccagagggtagtgaggtctgcacaacgcatcaccggggcaaactacctgccctccaggacacctacaccacccgatgttacaggaaggccataaagatcatcaaggacatcaaccacccgaaccactgcctgttcccccgctatcatccagaaggcgaggtcagtacaggtgcatcaaagctgggaccgagagactgaaaaacagcttctatctcaaggccatcagactgttaaacagccaccactaacattgagtggctgctgccaacacactgtcattgacactgacccaactccagccactttaataatgggaattgatgggaaatgatgtaaatatatcactagccactttaaacaatgctaccttatataatgttacttaccctacattattcatctcatatgcatatgtatatactgtactctagatcatcgactgcattcttatgtcactagccactttaactatgccactttgtttactttgtctacatactcatctcatatgtatatactgtactcgataccatctactgtatgctgctctgtaccatcactcattcatatatccttatgtacatattccttatccccttacactgtgtataagacagtagttttggaattgttagttagattacttgttggttatcactgcattgtcggaactagaagcacaagcatttcgctacactcgcattaacatctgctaaccatgtgtatgtgacaaataacatttgatttgatttgatttgataggtaCAGTTATTCCTGTTTTATAGGTATTTGGTGCGTAATGGCAATGGGCGTTGTCTTTTACACACAATTTAATATTGATAAACGTGCCTTTGACTACTGGCATTCTTTGTATGTAAAACTGTCTTACTTGCTACTTTCACAGTGGTCAAGCACATCTCTTTGTTTTGGTTAAGTGTGTTGTAATCTCCATCCTCTTGATGATAAAAGAGGAAAAAGGTTGCGAGGTCATCTTCAACCCTTAAATCTTTGAGCAAGAGGGAGAAATTCCCAGAAGAAAGCTGGTCCTTGAAGATTTGCGTCCTGTTTTTGTAGACTGGAAATTGGGGGTCGTTGTTCTCTTCTCCGTTGTATAAGGCATGGACCACTTGCTCCTCCTTCTGGTGCTTGAGTCTTGCTGTCCAGTAGAGTGTGAGTCTTGCTGGGACAACGGGTGCAGATGAATTCAGGCTGCAAGGAAACATGATGGACTTTCCAAGAATCCCAATGATGGGATGGCTCGACATCTGAGATGAGTCCAcaactgttttaaaaaaaaactgtttgttACAGGAAAGCACACACTTCATATGACAACATAAGACAGTTGTACCAATCTCTTtaagatactgtatgttaatCGTATTCTTCAAATAAAGGGGTATGTTACCTTAGTAGGGCCTATATACACTAAAtggccaaaagtatatggacatgCCTTCAAATCAGTgaattctgctatttcagccacacccgttgctgacaggtgtataaaattgagcacacagcaatgcaatctccatagacaaacattggcagtagaatggcccgtactgaagagctcagtgacattcaacgtggcactgtcataggatgccacctttccaacaagtcagttcgtcaaatttctgccttactagagctgccccgggcaactgtaagtgctgttattgtaaagtggaaacgtctagcagCAACAACATCtgagccgcgaagtggtaggccacacaagctcactgaACAGGACCGCCAGTCtgaatcatctgtcctcggttgcaacactcactaccgagttccaaactgcctctggaagcaaactCAGCAcgataactgttcgtcgggagcttaatgaaatgggtttgcATGGCCCAGCAGcttcacacaagcctaagatcaccatgtgcaatgccaagcgttggctggaggggtgtaaaactcgccaccattggactctggagcactggaaacacattctctagagtgatgaatcacacttcacaatctggcagtccaacagacaaatctaggtttggtggatgccaggagaacgctatatgccccaatgcatagtgccaactgtaaagtttgaagGAGGAAtagtggtctggggctgtttttcatggttcgggctaggccccttagttccagtgaagggaaatattaacactaaagcatacaatgacattctagacgattctgtgcttccagctttgcggcaacagtttggggaaggccctttccagtttcagcatgacaatgcccccatgcacaaaatGAGGTCCATACTACAattgtttgttgagatcggtgtggaagaacttaactggcctgcacagagccctgagctCAACACCATTGagcacctttggaatgaattggaaagCCTACTGTgggccaggcctaatcgcccaacttcagtgtccgacctcactaatgctctggtGGTTGAATGGAAgtaagtgcatcaaagctggaaccgagagacagcttctatctcaaggccatcagactgttaaacagccatcactaacatagagaggctgctgccaacatacagactcaaatctctggccactttaatagaTGGACtgaataaaggtatcactagtcactttaaataacgccactttaataatgtttacatttcctacattactcatctcatatgtatatactgtattccataccatctactgcatcttgcctatgccgtacggccatcgctcatccatatatttatatgtacatattcttattcatccctttacatttgtgtgtattaggcagTTGTTGTGAATTTGATAGTgtttttgttagatattactgcacagtcggaactggaagcacaagcatttcgctacactcgcattaacatctgccagccacgtgtatgtgaccaataatgatttgatttgaattccctgcagcaatgttctaacatctagtgaaaagcctccccagaagagtggagtctgttatagcagcaaagggggggggggggatcaactccatattaatgctcatgattttggaatgagatgttcgacgagcaggtgtccatatacttttggtcatgtagtgtattattTGTTGAACATTTTACAGGCTGTGGCATTTTTACTGCTGCAGTAGCCTTCAGTTTGCACAATGCATTGGGAAAGAAGAGTATAGTCAAGTCACTTCTGTACAGCTCATACTATCTCTGTTTGAAGTTTGAAAAACACCCCCCACTACTTCATGTACTGTCTGATGTTTTGTTTCAATAGCAGACCGTAACCAAGTCTTTGCTCTGCATGGTCATTCAAAAAACAATAAAGAGAAACCCTAGCAAAAGATCCCGACCTTTACAAGTGTATGTTATTTTGGGAAATCTTATAGAAATAGGATGAACGTCATGCAATAACGTTTGAGCTTGGAAGTTGTTTTGTGAACTAGGCTCACAGGAGCTAGTTGTTTCCGTACCCCATTtgtagcaggactacaacagaaAACCAATTTGGAAAGGCAGGCTACGACCATTCTGAGCATCACTGCTCCCCTCCAAAACTCTTGCGGTCATATGTTCAAAAATGTTTGATCACAAACACTGAGTAACAAGCATCGCAAGCTTGTGGTTAGAAATAGCTGTTTTCTATTTTCCTAACAGTGCAAATGTTATTGCATCAAAAGCAGATCGTTTTATCACATCATAACCAGTCTGGCTCTAAAGATTCAAGTTATTCCTATTAACCCACACCCCCTATCCTAGGGTATAGCATGTGGTGAGCTATCTGGTACAAAATGTCTGCCATGGCATCACCAAGGTGGTTGACCAAGGTGGGTTTCCTCTCTCAAATTAGAAAAGTGTGTCTGGAAAAGCGCTGGAATAATCCAATCAATTATAATTACAGTATTGTCAGTAGCCTGCCAGCATAGCCTACTTACAAATACTTGGTACACTAACGTAGCAGCACTGTGCATTTAGACAACCACGCCCTATCCAAacagcatttttttttaaaatatcaATACATTTTGGGACATTTTGTTATAAATCAATCATAAATTGTGCATTTGGTTGTATGTTGGATTTGAATGTAAAGGCGTGTGGATAAAATGCCCAGGGACAGCCACGAGGGACACAATCATGTGTAAATCTACCACGCCACAACAGAGAATAAAACTTACCAGATAACAGCCAAATACAAATAGATATTCGTCTTGCCATTGCACTCAGGATATATGGATGAAAAAACAATCAAATAAACAGTCCTTTTAGTTTGGAGCTTACTGTCTACCGTGTCCCCACCTGCTCCTAAGTGGGAGGAAAGTTGAATGAGATACATGGTGTTCCTCCAGGGTGGCTCCTCCTTAAAGGTGGTATCTTTATCCATTTCCGGTGTCAATCGTTCCATCAAATCCATGTTTACAAAATCCTCCTGTACAAACAACAACTTCAACACGCACTAGTAGCATTTCGCCACAATGTCTCATTATCGTTGTCCTGTCACTCTTTCATGCACCTGTGTCAGTTGTGTGTGCTGAGTCAAAACGTTCTGTTTCTATCACAGGCTATTTCCGTAAGGTGGATGTTATGAGGAAGCAGATTTTTTTTTGCTCAGCAAATGCTTTCCTTCTGGTTGCATGCAGGGCACACATTCCTGTCAGGAAGATCACAATCAACAGTGTGCAGGTCACTGGGATCATCAAGGTTCACCTTTTACCAAAATGTATTTTGCGgagctgtctctccctcttcttttttttaattttacctttgtttaactaggcaaatcagttaagaacaaattcttattttcaatgacagcctaggaacagtgggttaactgcctgttcaggggcagaacgacagatttgtaccttgtcagctctgggatatgaacttgcaaccatttcggttactagtccaacgctctaaccactaggctaccctgccgcccctcttgATGATTGACATGTTTTCGCGCCCTGCCTTCTATGTGATCTTCTGTCAGAATGCTTGTTAGTCATATCTCCTTATCTTACTCACCTGAAGCGTGTACCTCCCTTACGGAAACTATCCATGCACAGTTCATTACTTAATTACAATAGACAACTGAGAAATGACAAATGATAagatctctctccaccccccatctcctcccatctctcgctctctgtgtttctctcactctctctcacttaaTACTTGACGGATTAACTTCTCTTTATACAATGACTCATTGCATAGCTCCCTAATCCACCTGTGGCTGTATGATACTTATGATACATAGTATATGCCATTTATCTTCTTTAACAaacctttttttattttgttattagtttctatctgtgttgttgttttatcACTTGGAGCAAATAAATGAAACTACAAT
Above is a genomic segment from Oncorhynchus nerka isolate Pitt River linkage group LG1, Oner_Uvic_2.0, whole genome shotgun sequence containing:
- the LOC135564481 gene encoding LOW QUALITY PROTEIN: CD276 antigen homolog (The sequence of the model RefSeq protein was modified relative to this genomic sequence to represent the inferred CDS: deleted 1 base in 1 codon), which translates into the protein MSSHPIIGILGKSIMFPCSLNSSAPVVPARLTLYWTARLKHQKEEQVVHALYNGEENNDPQFPVYKNRTQIFKDQLSSGNFSLLLKDLRVEDDLATFFLFYHQEDGDYNTLNQNKEMCLTTVKVAKSYHKPIVTVNYEEWKAECTSQGGYPKPRLTWTNQNGLLDLEVPQIVQDAGSGTWNISSTVNITENQTVTCTIFNPTLKETLNTTRSTGGEKEGLSIGIKAGIGVLAVAVIGPALVLVCWKSDMQRNGADTQEMSPLRHSLLQRVLTTKC